A section of the Campylobacter lanienae NCTC 13004 genome encodes:
- a CDS encoding tetratricopeptide repeat protein yields the protein MKRLIWIISLLFSVVVAKDLNLKELEISCDNGDMDACFYLGYFYKYGKFVEQSYHKAAELYQKACDNDYAFACSALGDLYVSGKGVELNYRKAAKLYEKACDNGDLWGCGSLINLYCEGEGLKQNYQNAIKSSQKACDNANSLGCLNLGIAYEKAKGVRQDYAIAKEYFGKACDLGNQLGCDGYKRLNNR from the coding sequence ATGAAAAGGCTTATTTGGATTATTTCGCTACTTTTTAGCGTGGTTGTGGCTAAGGATTTGAATTTAAAAGAATTAGAAATCTCTTGCGATAATGGCGATATGGATGCTTGCTTTTATCTTGGATATTTCTATAAATATGGCAAATTTGTAGAGCAAAGCTACCACAAAGCCGCCGAGTTATATCAAAAAGCTTGCGATAATGATTACGCATTTGCCTGTTCTGCTCTTGGAGATCTGTATGTAAGTGGCAAAGGCGTAGAGCTAAACTACCGCAAAGCCGCAAAATTATACGAAAAAGCCTGTGATAACGGCGATTTATGGGGTTGTGGTAGCCTTATAAACTTATATTGTGAAGGCGAGGGCTTAAAACAAAATTACCAAAATGCTATCAAATCATCCCAAAAGGCTTGTGATAATGCCAACTCACTAGGTTGCCTTAACCTTGGAATCGCATATGAAAAAGCCAAAGGCGTAAGACAAGATTACGCTATAGCTAAGGAGTATTTTGGCAAGGCGTGTGATTTAGGCAATCAACTTGGTTGTGATGGATATAAAAGATTAAATAATAGATAG
- the glmS gene encoding glutamine--fructose-6-phosphate transaminase (isomerizing) → MCGIVGYIGKKEKKNIILNGLKELEYRGYDSAGMAIIIGNEMSYYKAVGKLENLASKMKECQYQGNGVAIGHTRWATHGKPTEINAHPHLGEYSFVIHNGIIENYKELKDELEASGVKFLSQTDTEVIVHLFEEYNKSAKTPFEAYKKTIGRLKGAYATLLVTKAAPDEIFFAKNAAPLIIARDGDEIYLSSSDSPLIGLAKEAIYLEDGSYGVAKLGNLTIFDENNQEIKPNFTELPKDKGYALKDGYRFFMEKEIYEQSQVIAECLMGRLSDDDLNLDIDISLFNDIDEVVLCACGTSYHAALAASYLLERLAKIRASVVVASEFRYKEPFLNPNSLFIVISQSGETADTLEALKIAKNANLKTLAICNVDNSSIVRMAKEVLLTRAGIEKGVASTKAFATQMICLWMLALKLAKIRHTIDDKTLENEIKTLRNIPSVVNFDKSLQEKIYRKAKHYVHGHGFFFIGRDIFYPLALEGALKLKEISYLHAEGYPAGEMKHGPIALADEGLYTIALLPQTILYDKTKSNVEELAARDAFITTISPLEFELSDDFIKINSHSHPMSEFFEIMVVLQLFALEISIRLGNDVDMPRNLAKSVTVE, encoded by the coding sequence ATGTGTGGAATCGTCGGCTATATCGGTAAAAAAGAGAAAAAAAATATTATATTAAATGGATTAAAAGAGCTTGAATATCGTGGATATGATAGTGCGGGGATGGCGATTATCATAGGTAATGAGATGAGCTATTATAAGGCTGTTGGTAAGCTTGAGAATTTAGCTAGTAAAATGAAAGAGTGCCAATACCAGGGTAATGGCGTAGCTATAGGCCATACTAGATGGGCGACACATGGCAAACCTACTGAGATAAACGCTCATCCGCATTTAGGTGAGTATAGCTTTGTTATTCATAATGGAATTATAGAAAATTACAAAGAGTTAAAAGATGAGCTAGAAGCTAGTGGGGTGAAGTTTTTAAGTCAGACTGATACAGAGGTTATAGTCCATCTTTTTGAAGAGTATAATAAAAGTGCTAAAACCCCATTTGAAGCTTATAAAAAGACAATTGGCAGATTAAAGGGTGCTTATGCTACCTTGCTTGTTACCAAGGCTGCTCCAGATGAGATATTTTTTGCTAAAAATGCGGCTCCTTTGATTATCGCTAGAGATGGGGATGAAATTTATCTATCTAGCTCGGATTCCCCATTAATCGGCCTAGCTAAGGAGGCTATATATCTAGAAGATGGCAGTTATGGAGTGGCGAAATTAGGAAATTTAACTATATTTGATGAGAATAATCAAGAGATAAAGCCAAATTTCACCGAACTACCAAAAGACAAAGGCTACGCCCTAAAAGATGGTTATAGATTTTTTATGGAAAAAGAGATATATGAGCAGTCTCAAGTGATCGCTGAGTGCTTGATGGGTAGATTGAGCGATGATGATTTGAATTTGGATATCGATATAAGCTTATTTAATGATATTGATGAGGTGGTCTTGTGTGCTTGTGGGACTAGCTACCATGCGGCCTTAGCTGCTAGCTATCTATTAGAAAGATTAGCCAAAATCAGAGCTAGCGTAGTTGTGGCTAGCGAATTTAGATATAAAGAGCCATTTTTAAATCCAAATTCGCTATTTATAGTAATTAGCCAAAGCGGTGAAACAGCAGACACGCTAGAAGCCTTAAAAATCGCTAAAAACGCAAATTTAAAAACCCTAGCTATCTGTAATGTGGATAATTCTAGTATTGTCAGAATGGCCAAAGAGGTGTTGCTAACTCGTGCTGGGATAGAAAAGGGTGTAGCAAGTACCAAAGCCTTTGCTACTCAAATGATATGCTTATGGATGTTAGCCCTAAAATTAGCTAAAATTCGCCACACGATCGATGATAAAACCTTAGAAAATGAGATTAAAACATTGAGAAATATCCCATCTGTTGTGAATTTCGATAAGAGCTTACAAGAGAAAATCTATCGCAAAGCCAAGCACTATGTCCATGGGCATGGATTTTTCTTTATCGGTAGGGATATATTTTACCCGCTTGCTCTTGAAGGGGCATTGAAATTAAAAGAGATTAGCTACCTACACGCCGAGGGTTATCCGGCTGGTGAGATGAAGCACGGGCCAATCGCTTTGGCCGATGAGGGGCTATATACAATAGCGCTCTTACCACAAACTATCTTATATGATAAAACTAAATCAAATGTTGAAGAATTGGCCGCTAGAGATGCCTTCATCACTACCATTTCGCCTTTGGAATTTGAGCTTAGCGATGACTTTATTAAGATTAATTCTCACTCACATCCGATGAGTGAATTCTTTGAAATTATGGTTGTTTTACAACTTTTTGCGCTTGAAATTTCTATTAGATTAGGCAATGATGTAGATATGCCAAGAAACCTTGCTAAGAGCGTAACGGTAGAATAG
- a CDS encoding menaquinone biosynthesis decarboxylase — MEKYINLLKENNLLKIIDKPCDIELEIAHISYIEVKKDDSKALIFTNPTNKNGDKFPPVITNIFGSFKALEIIFGRDISDISDEISALLKPKKPNSLKEKIDFFGYLLSSKSIFPKRLKGKGICQECEFKEPNLYKLPVLKTWDDDGGAFITMGQVYTKALNGTTQNLGMYRLQVHSQNELGMHWQIHKDGAHFFHEYKKAGMKMPVSVAIGGDPLYIWCGQAPLPKNIFELMLYGFIRKKPAKLVKSLTNDIYVPFDADFIIEGFVDPNELRDEGKFGDHTGYYTPIEPFPVMKVSKITHKKNPIFAATVVGKPPLEDKYMGYATERIFLPLLQTTAPDLIDYKMPENGVFHNLILAKFNNLYPAHAQQLMHAFWGVGQMSFVKHAIFVPSDAPNLGDYKNLAKFVLDRFSPKSCLITSGICDQLDHASPNSCYGGKLGIDASIDNATQAPNILSDAELLSKFQKIDPNILEVYQYFTQTKNPICMVKIDKKSNLKPLFSSILALREHFKILIFTDSDARLDNPYMMTWRITNSIDAGRDIFIDNEQIIIDATRKNIDDNYTKEWPKETNCNKNIVNNLIKRGLIDDDTKLFEKFEIFG; from the coding sequence ATGGAAAAATATATAAATTTACTCAAAGAAAATAATCTCTTAAAAATTATAGATAAGCCTTGCGATATAGAGCTTGAGATCGCTCATATAAGTTATATAGAGGTTAAAAAAGATGATTCTAAGGCTTTAATATTTACTAATCCAACTAATAAAAATGGTGATAAATTTCCACCTGTGATAACAAATATTTTTGGTAGTTTTAAGGCACTTGAGATAATTTTTGGGCGTGATATTAGTGATATTTCTGATGAAATTTCAGCTCTTTTAAAGCCTAAAAAGCCAAATTCTCTGAAAGAAAAAATAGATTTTTTTGGCTATCTTTTGAGTTCAAAATCCATTTTTCCAAAAAGATTAAAAGGCAAGGGTATATGTCAAGAGTGCGAATTTAAAGAGCCAAATTTATATAAACTTCCGGTTTTGAAAACTTGGGATGATGATGGCGGCGCCTTTATCACGATGGGTCAAGTCTATACTAAGGCGTTAAATGGAACTACTCAAAATTTGGGTATGTATCGCCTTCAAGTCCATAGCCAAAATGAGCTTGGAATGCACTGGCAAATTCACAAAGATGGGGCGCATTTTTTTCATGAATATAAAAAAGCAGGGATGAAAATGCCAGTCAGCGTGGCGATCGGTGGCGATCCGTTATATATTTGGTGTGGGCAGGCTCCATTGCCAAAAAATATTTTTGAATTAATGCTATATGGATTTATCCGTAAAAAACCAGCAAAATTGGTAAAATCACTTACTAATGATATTTATGTGCCTTTTGATGCTGATTTTATTATCGAGGGATTTGTAGATCCAAATGAGCTAAGAGATGAGGGTAAATTTGGCGATCATACTGGCTATTATACCCCAATAGAGCCGTTTCCAGTAATGAAAGTAAGCAAAATTACGCATAAGAAAAATCCAATATTTGCTGCAACTGTCGTGGGCAAGCCGCCTTTAGAAGATAAATATATGGGATATGCAACTGAGCGTATATTTTTGCCACTTTTGCAAACTACTGCGCCAGATCTGATTGATTATAAAATGCCTGAAAATGGAGTATTTCATAACTTAATATTAGCTAAATTTAATAACCTTTACCCCGCTCACGCTCAGCAGTTGATGCATGCATTTTGGGGAGTTGGACAGATGAGCTTTGTCAAACACGCTATTTTCGTGCCTAGTGATGCGCCGAATTTGGGGGATTATAAAAATTTGGCTAAATTTGTCTTAGATCGATTCAGCCCTAAAAGCTGTCTAATCACAAGCGGAATTTGCGATCAATTAGATCATGCGAGTCCGAATTCGTGCTATGGTGGGAAATTAGGAATCGATGCTTCTATCGATAATGCCACGCAAGCGCCAAATATCTTAAGCGACGCTGAATTACTCAGTAAATTCCAAAAGATAGACCCTAATATCTTAGAAGTTTATCAATACTTCACCCAAACCAAAAACCCAATATGTATGGTAAAAATAGATAAAAAATCAAATTTAAAACCGCTTTTTAGCTCTATTTTGGCGCTTAGGGAGCATTTTAAAATATTGATTTTTACTGATAGCGATGCGAGATTGGATAATCCATATATGATGACTTGGCGTATCACAAATAGCATCGATGCTGGGCGTGATATATTTATAGATAATGAGCAGATTATAATCGACGCTACTAGAAAAAATATAGATGATAACTATACAAAAGAGTGGCCTAAAGAGACAAATTGTAATAAAAATATAGTAAATAACCTTATTAAAAGAGGTTTGATAGATGATGATACAAAATTATTTGAAAAATTTGAGATATTTGGCTGA
- the murI gene encoding glutamate racemase, producing MVVAIFDSGFGGLSLLNEAKKELKGCDFIYFADNDNAPYGVKSIDEIRALSTDAVEFLRPMADIIVIACNTATSAAISDLRQKFSIPIIGMEPAVKLGQSEDGNILVIATPATIKGAKLNELLKRSNLSDKTYLLPMPKLVEFAQNMEFVSPSVKRYIAEQIAQINATNISLLVLGCTHFNYFKDSFATLMPNCKIVDGINGTIKQIKRKLDELENGKNLDKNLIYYSSKKQKDINLITPFLSRLDEMRKI from the coding sequence ATGGTTGTAGCGATATTTGACTCTGGATTTGGGGGGCTAAGTCTTTTAAATGAGGCTAAAAAGGAGCTTAAAGGGTGTGATTTTATCTATTTTGCTGATAATGATAATGCACCTTATGGGGTAAAGAGCATTGATGAGATAAGAGCTCTTAGCACTGATGCGGTCGAGTTTTTACGCCCTATGGCTGATATAATCGTAATTGCGTGTAATACCGCCACGAGTGCTGCTATAAGCGACCTTAGGCAGAAATTTAGCATACCGATTATCGGGATGGAACCAGCAGTGAAGCTAGGTCAAAGCGAAGATGGCAATATACTAGTTATCGCTACGCCAGCTACGATAAAGGGTGCTAAGCTAAATGAGCTTTTAAAAAGATCAAATTTAAGCGATAAAACCTATCTTTTACCCATGCCAAAGCTAGTAGAATTCGCTCAAAATATGGAGTTTGTCTCACCATCGGTGAAGCGATATATAGCTGAGCAAATAGCTCAAATCAATGCTACAAATATATCACTTTTGGTGCTAGGATGTACGCATTTTAACTATTTTAAAGATAGTTTTGCTACTTTAATGCCAAATTGTAAGATTGTAGATGGGATAAATGGGACTATAAAGCAGATCAAAAGAAAATTAGATGAGCTAGAAAATGGCAAAAATTTAGATAAAAATTTGATCTACTACTCATCTAAAAAACAAAAAGATATAAATCTCATCACCCCATTTCTCTCAAGGCTTGATGAGATGAGAAAGATCTAA
- a CDS encoding tetratricopeptide repeat protein — MTKIIWIVALLFSVIVAKDMDPKKLESSCDNGDMGACFSLGKLYYTGEGVKQNYQKAAELSKKACDGGNPSGCASLGVLYYEGKGVKQNYQKASELYQKACDGGNLLGCGFLGTLYAEGKGVKQNYQKASELYQKSCDGGNLLGCGFLGALYYEGKGVRQNYQKAAELSKKACDGRNPYGCGILGTLYYKGEGVKQNYQKASELYQKACDGGEPYSCSLLGRLYYDGKGVKQNYQKAAELYQKACDAGDPYGCVLLGILYEVGEGVRQDYAIAKEYYGKACDLGDQFGCNQYKRLNNR, encoded by the coding sequence ATGACAAAGATTATTTGGATTGTTGCGCTACTTTTTAGCGTGATTGTGGCTAAGGACATGGATCCTAAAAAGCTAGAAAGCTCTTGTGATAATGGTGATATGGGTGCTTGCTTTTCTCTCGGAAAGCTATATTATACTGGCGAAGGCGTCAAACAAAATTACCAAAAAGCAGCCGAGCTATCTAAAAAAGCTTGTGATGGCGGAAATCCAAGTGGTTGTGCCTCTCTTGGAGTTTTATATTATGAGGGCAAAGGTGTCAAACAAAATTACCAAAAAGCTTCTGAACTATATCAAAAAGCTTGTGATGGTGGAAATCTACTTGGTTGTGGCTTTCTTGGCACCTTATACGCAGAGGGCAAAGGTGTCAAACAAAACTACCAAAAAGCTTCTGAACTATACCAAAAATCTTGTGATGGTGGAAATCTACTTGGTTGTGGCTTTCTTGGAGCTTTATATTATGAGGGCAAAGGTGTAAGACAAAACTACCAAAAAGCAGCCGAGCTATCTAAAAAAGCTTGTGATGGCAGAAATCCATATGGTTGTGGCATTCTTGGAACTTTATATTATAAGGGCGAAGGTGTAAAACAGAACTACCAAAAAGCTTCTGAACTATATCAAAAAGCTTGTGATGGTGGAGAACCATATAGTTGTAGCCTTCTTGGAAGGCTATATTATGATGGTAAAGGCGTAAAACAAAACTATCAAAAAGCAGCCGAACTATATCAAAAAGCTTGTGATGCTGGAGATCCATATGGTTGTGTCCTTCTTGGCATCTTATACGAAGTAGGCGAAGGAGTAAGACAAGATTATGCCATAGCTAAGGAGTATTATGGCAAGGCGTGCGATTTAGGCGATCAATTTGGTTGTAATCAATATAAAAGATTAAATAATAGATAG